The DNA sequence AATTTGGAACACTCCTTATGAATGGCTAAATTATTACAATTTTAAAAGAATACATTTAACCCTTAACGGACTTACTCCTCATGAAAAGTATTTAGAAAGTGTAACCCTTGACTGTTAACTGTACATGAGTAATTCGACTCATTTCAGGAATTAATCGATTTTTCCAATAAACGCTTAATTTTATTGAATATTTGTTAAAAAATACCTTTTACCACGTCCGACGTTGCCAACGTCGGACGTTGATTAAACAATAATCCCTCCACCAAGACACTCCGTTTTTTTGTACAAAACAGCGGATTGACCTGATGTAATAGCACGTTGCTTGTTCTTGAATACTATTTTATAGCTTTTATCTTCTTTGTAAACGGTGCATGGTTCATCTTTTTGTCTGTAGCGAGTTTTTATGGTGCAATCTAGTGGAAATTTTGGAATATTGGCTATAAAGTGCATATCTTTTACAATGCAATATTCTCTGAACAATTCATCAGACCAAGAACCTTTTGCGACTTTTAGAATATTTTTTTCCATATCTTTTTCTACTACAAAATATGGAATTCCTCCACCAATACCAATTCCTTTACGTTGTCCAATTGTATAATACCAAACTCCCTCATGCTCCCCTATCTTTTCTCCATCAGTTGTAATGATGTCACCAACTCTAGGTTTTATTTGAGTTTTTAAAAGTTCTCTAATATCTACTTCACCAATAAAACATATTCCTTGTGAGTCGGGCTTTGTAGCTGTTGGAAGTTTTGCGCGTTTTGCAATTTGTCTTATCTGAGGTTTGGTGTAACCACCAATTGGAAAGATTGTTTTTAAAAGTTGATGTTGATTTAAAGTATATAAAAAATATGACTGATCTTTGTTTCCGTCTTTTGCTTTTAATAAATGACAAAGATTTTTATCTTTTTTTATTTGGCTGTAGTGACCTGTTGCAATAAAGTCAGCACCAAGCTTCATAGCTTTTTCCAAAAACAGTTTGAATTTTATTTCTTTGTTACACATTATATCTGGATTTGGAGTAATTCCTTTTGCATATCCATCAAAAAGATAATCTACAACTTTTTGTTTGTATTCTTTTTCAAAATTAAGAGTATAAAATGGAATGCCCAAAAAATTTGCAGTGCGAAGTGCATAATCTCTATCCTCTTTCCATGGACATTTGAATTTTCCTAAATCCTGTGACCAGTTTTTCATATAATACCCTACGACATCATATCCTTGCTTTTTTAGTAAATATGCACAAACAGAAGAATCAACTCCGCCACTAAGACCTACTGCTACTTTTATTTTTTTATTTATCATATGAAATAGATTTTAAATTATAAAAGGAAAAAAAGCAAAATATTTGACAAAATTGATGTTTCTTATTAAGGTATATATGGTTTGTTTGAAAATATAGTACTCTCAACCTTTGAATGATAAGGAGGTGTTGGATGAGTAAATTACAAGAAAAAAGGTTTGACATTGTAGGTGCTTCTCCTTGGGGAGTTGACCTTACTATAGTCGATGAGATTGATGGCACAATAGAAAACATTGATCTCAATAATCCAGAAGGAAAGTTTTTTCATGCAACGTTTGTTGAGGCAGAAGCCGGCGGAAGAAAATTTCGTCAATGGATGCTTTTTGAAAACGGTATTCCTGGAAAGGATAAATGTGGTGAAATTAATATAACTTTCCGTAAAAACCTTCAAAACGGAAGATACTGTGTTGAGGTGGAAGATGATGTTGTTTATCTTAGCCCAACAGAGACGAGGCTTATAGCCAGAGCAAAGAGATCTTCTGTTGATAGTCCAGATACAGCAGTAAAGAGACCCGCAATATCAGTTGGTTTTATCTACCTTAATACCAGAAGAATTGGTGGACCTCCAGTTGAAGTTTTTTTTAATGAGAAAAATTGGAGCCCACAACTCTTTGAACAAGGAAAGCTTATAGACGTATTTGAATATGTTCAGCAATCCTATGATGGTCCTGGTAAAACCGCATTCATGATGTCTCTGCAACGCATGGATGATGATATGTATCAGCAGATTAGTATGCAGATTCGAAAACCCCCCTTGGAGGATCCTAGGGATTAACAAAAAAACTATTCAAACAAACCACCAAATGCACTTTTGATGCCGGTGATGGCGTCATATCGGTGTGTAAAAATTGACTCTTGTAAGCGTAATAAGTTTTCAAGAGTCATTTTCTTTTTAAAAAAAGTATTTAATTTATTTTATAGTGAAAATTTCAAGTCCCTTTGATATAGCATTTAAGGCAAGTGCCATTCTATCTTTATTTTCGGCATAGAGAGTAAATAATCTCTCGCCTTTTTTGACTCTGTTTCCAAATTCTTTGTTTAAATATATTCCTGCAAGTTTGTCATTTGGAGCTCCAAGTGTACGACAAACGTCATTTATTGCTTTTTGGTTTACTAAAACTATTTTTCCATTTTTTGAAGCATTTATATAATTTTTTACAGCACCGATTGTAATATCTTCTGAATCAATATTTGGATTTCCACCTTGAGCTTCTATAATTTCTTGCATTTTTTTCCAAGCTTCTCCATTTCTAAGTTGTTTCCATGCAAGTCCTTCACCTTGTCCTTTTTTGGCTTTTTTACATAATTCTAAAACATGCCCAGTCATTTTTATTCCTTCAATTTCCAAATCTCCAGGTCTATTTTCTTTTTGTTGTAATACTCGAAGTACATCACGAGCTTCAAGTGCTGGTCCCATTCCTTTTCCAATTGGATCTGAAACTGGATTTATTACTACATTTATTTTTACTTTAAATCTTTTTGCAAGATATTCAAATTTTTCTTTTATAACTTTTGCATCTTTTATATTTGGTATTTTTGTAGTTTCTCCAACTGGCAAATCTATTACAATATGATTTGAAGAGGATGCTATTTTTTTTGCCATAATTGATACAACAGCTTTATCAAAACTTTCAAGCGACATAGGATAATTTGTTGTGATAATTCTATCATCAGCTGGTGCAATATTTAATCCTCCGCCCCAGACAATACATCCATTTGTATTTTTTACAATATCTTTTATTTTTT is a window from the Patescibacteria group bacterium genome containing:
- the mnmA gene encoding tRNA 2-thiouridine(34) synthase MnmA, with protein sequence MINKKIKVAVGLSGGVDSSVCAYLLKKQGYDVVGYYMKNWSQDLGKFKCPWKEDRDYALRTANFLGIPFYTLNFEKEYKQKVVDYLFDGYAKGITPNPDIMCNKEIKFKLFLEKAMKLGADFIATGHYSQIKKDKNLCHLLKAKDGNKDQSYFLYTLNQHQLLKTIFPIGGYTKPQIRQIAKRAKLPTATKPDSQGICFIGEVDIRELLKTQIKPRVGDIITTDGEKIGEHEGVWYYTIGQRKGIGIGGGIPYFVVEKDMEKNILKVAKGSWSDELFREYCIVKDMHFIANIPKFPLDCTIKTRYRQKDEPCTVYKEDKSYKIVFKNKQRAITSGQSAVLYKKTECLGGGIIV
- a CDS encoding thymidine phosphorylase codes for the protein MSFFLKSKKLDIKTGAEPIALLHEEEAYHFGIRPGDKIQITWRGKHAVVEANTSLKKITQGNLGLYSNFWDKYPSLQDQEIVEINFVGRAESVNAIKKKIFGKKLTQADCNSIMKDIVENRLSNTQIAYFVAASYMRPFADEELYFMTKAMADNGDKLELDGMVADKHSFGGVAGNEAAMIVVPIVASLGIKIPKNSSRAITSVSGTADTMEVLCPVIHNIKKIKDIVKNTNGCIVWGGGLNIAPADDRIITTNYPMSLESFDKAVVSIMAKKIASSSNHIVIDLPVGETTKIPNIKDAKVIKEKFEYLAKRFKVKINVVINPVSDPIGKGMGPALEARDVLRVLQQKENRPGDLEIEGIKMTGHVLELCKKAKKGQGEGLAWKQLRNGEAWKKMQEIIEAQGGNPNIDSEDITIGAVKNYINASKNGKIVLVNQKAINDVCRTLGAPNDKLAGIYLNKEFGNRVKKGERLFTLYAENKDRMALALNAISKGLEIFTIK